In a single window of the Streptomyces cinnabarinus genome:
- a CDS encoding M16 family metallopeptidase: MPMGHTATDQAGTGGLTATEHRLANGLRVVLSEDHLTPVAAVCLWYDVGSRHEVKGRTGLAHLFEHLMFQGSAQVKGNGHFELVQGAGGSLNGTTSFERTNYFETMPAHQLELALWLEADRMGSLLAALDDESMENQRDVVKNERRQRYDNVPYGTAFEKLTALAYPEGHPYHHTPIGSMADLDAATLEDARAFFRTYYAPNNAVLSVVGDIDPEQTLAWVEKYFGSIPAHDGKPTPRDGSLPEIIGEQLREVVEEEVPARALMAAYRLPEDGTRASDAVDLALTVLGGGESSRLYNRLVRRDRTAVAAGFGLLRLAGAPSLGWLDVKTSGDVEVPVIEAAIDEELARFAAEGPTAEEMERAQAQLEREWLDRLGTVAGRADELCRYAVLFGDPQLALTAVGRVLDVTAEEVQEIAKARLRPDNRAVLVYEPTVPMETVEEPTEDLESAATVEASDENEETAK, encoded by the coding sequence ATGCCCATGGGTCACACGGCCACAGACCAGGCAGGCACCGGGGGCCTGACAGCGACCGAGCACCGCCTGGCCAACGGCCTTCGCGTGGTGCTCTCCGAGGACCACCTGACCCCGGTCGCGGCGGTGTGCCTCTGGTACGACGTCGGCTCACGTCACGAGGTCAAGGGACGTACCGGCCTGGCTCACCTTTTCGAGCACTTGATGTTCCAGGGCTCCGCCCAGGTCAAGGGCAACGGCCACTTCGAGCTGGTGCAGGGCGCCGGCGGCTCGCTCAACGGCACCACCAGCTTCGAGCGCACCAACTACTTCGAGACCATGCCCGCCCACCAGCTGGAGCTCGCCCTCTGGCTGGAGGCCGACCGCATGGGCTCCCTGCTCGCCGCCCTGGACGACGAGTCGATGGAGAACCAGCGCGACGTCGTGAAGAACGAGCGCCGCCAGCGCTACGACAACGTCCCCTACGGCACGGCCTTCGAGAAGCTGACCGCGCTGGCCTACCCGGAGGGCCACCCCTACCACCACACGCCGATCGGCTCGATGGCCGACCTGGACGCGGCGACCCTGGAGGACGCGCGCGCGTTCTTCCGCACGTACTACGCCCCGAACAACGCCGTGCTGTCGGTCGTCGGTGACATCGACCCGGAGCAGACGCTCGCCTGGGTCGAGAAGTACTTCGGCTCGATCCCCGCCCACGACGGCAAGCCCACCCCGCGCGACGGCTCGCTGCCGGAGATCATCGGCGAGCAGCTGCGCGAGGTCGTCGAGGAGGAGGTCCCCGCGCGGGCGTTGATGGCCGCCTACCGTCTCCCGGAGGACGGCACGCGCGCGTCCGACGCGGTCGACCTGGCGCTCACCGTCCTGGGCGGCGGCGAGTCCTCCCGCCTGTACAACCGGCTCGTCCGGCGCGACCGTACGGCCGTCGCCGCCGGGTTCGGGCTGCTGCGTCTGGCCGGTGCGCCCTCCCTGGGCTGGCTGGACGTGAAGACCTCCGGCGACGTCGAGGTCCCGGTGATCGAGGCCGCCATCGACGAGGAGCTCGCCCGGTTCGCGGCCGAGGGCCCGACGGCCGAGGAAATGGAGCGCGCCCAGGCCCAGTTGGAGCGCGAATGGCTGGACCGGCTCGGCACCGTCGCGGGCCGCGCCGACGAACTGTGCCGCTACGCGGTGCTGTTCGGCGACCCGCAGCTCGCCCTCACCGCCGTGGGCCGGGTGCTGGACGTGACCGCCGAGGAGGTCCAGGAGATCGCCAAGGCCCGGCTGCGCCCCGACAACCGCGCGGTGCTTGTCTACGAGCCGACCGTCCCCATGGAGACCGTCGAGGAACCCACCGAGGACCTGGAGTCCGCGGCCACCGTGGAAGCAAGCGACGAGAACGAGGAGACGGCCAAGTGA
- a CDS encoding DNA gyrase/topoisomerase IV subunit A yields MARRSTKTPPPDDSFEEKILDIDVVDEMQGSFLEYAYSVIYSRALPDARDGLKPVHRRIVYQMNEMGLRPDRGYVKCARVVGEVMGKLHPHGDASIYDALVRMAQPFSMRLPLVDGHGNFGSLGNDDPPAAMRYTECRQAAATSLMTESIDEDTVDFAPNYDGQEREPVALPAAFPNLLVNGSSGIAVGMATNMPPHNLSEVIAAARHLIRYPNADLDALMKYIPGPDLPTGGRIVGLAGIRDAYETGRGTFKIRATVSVETVTARRKGLVVTELPFTVGPEKVIAKIKDLVGSKKLQGIADVKDLTDREHGLRLVIEIKNGFVPEAVLEQLYKLTPMEESFGINNVALVDGQPLTLGLKELLEVYLDHRFEVIRRRSEFRRTKRRDRLHLVEGLLTALVDIDEVIRLIRSSENSAQAKERLMERFSLSEIQTQYILDTPLRRLTKYDRIELEAEKDRLNEEIAELTRILDSDAELRKLISAELAAVAKKFGTERRTVLLEAAGAPVAAVPLQVADDPCRVLLSSTGLLARTSNGDPFAEDGDAKRTKHDVIVSAVPATARGEVGAVTSAGRLLRINVVDLPTLPDTASRPNLAGGAPLSEFVSLEGDETVVCLITLDESSPGLAIGTEQGVVKRVVPDYPSNKEELEVITLKEGDRIVGAIELRTGEEDLVFITDDAQLLRYQASQVRPQGRPAGGMAGIKLTDGAKVISFTAVDPAAEAVVFTVAGSRGTLDDSVQTTAKLTPFDQYPRKGRATGGVRCQRFLKGEDCLSLAWAGAVPARAAQKNGTPAELPEMDPRRDGSGVSLAKTVWVVAGPV; encoded by the coding sequence ATGGCCCGCCGCAGCACGAAGACCCCGCCGCCCGACGACTCGTTCGAGGAGAAGATCCTCGACATCGACGTCGTGGACGAGATGCAGGGCTCCTTCCTTGAGTACGCGTATTCGGTCATCTACTCGCGCGCCCTGCCGGACGCCCGTGACGGCCTCAAGCCGGTGCACCGGCGCATCGTCTACCAGATGAACGAGATGGGCCTGCGCCCCGACCGCGGCTATGTGAAGTGCGCGCGCGTGGTCGGCGAGGTCATGGGCAAGTTGCACCCGCACGGCGACGCGTCGATCTACGACGCGCTGGTGCGCATGGCCCAGCCGTTCTCGATGCGTCTGCCGCTGGTCGACGGCCACGGCAACTTCGGCTCGCTGGGCAATGACGACCCGCCGGCCGCCATGCGGTACACCGAGTGCCGGCAGGCCGCGGCGACGAGCCTGATGACCGAGTCGATCGACGAGGACACGGTCGACTTCGCGCCCAACTACGACGGCCAGGAGCGGGAGCCGGTGGCGCTGCCCGCCGCCTTCCCCAACCTCCTGGTCAACGGCTCCTCCGGGATCGCGGTCGGCATGGCCACCAACATGCCGCCGCACAACCTCTCCGAGGTCATCGCGGCCGCCCGCCACCTGATCCGCTATCCGAACGCGGATCTGGACGCCCTGATGAAGTACATCCCGGGCCCCGACCTGCCCACGGGCGGCCGGATCGTCGGCCTGGCCGGTATCCGGGACGCCTACGAGACGGGCCGCGGCACCTTCAAGATCCGCGCGACGGTGTCGGTGGAGACGGTCACCGCCCGCCGCAAGGGCCTGGTCGTCACCGAGCTGCCCTTCACGGTCGGCCCGGAGAAGGTGATCGCCAAGATCAAGGACCTGGTCGGTTCGAAGAAGCTCCAGGGCATCGCCGACGTCAAGGACCTCACCGACCGCGAGCACGGCCTGCGCCTGGTCATCGAGATCAAGAACGGCTTCGTGCCGGAGGCCGTCCTGGAGCAGCTCTACAAGCTGACGCCGATGGAGGAGTCCTTCGGCATCAACAACGTCGCTCTGGTCGATGGCCAGCCCCTCACTCTCGGCCTCAAGGAGCTGCTGGAGGTCTACCTCGACCACCGCTTCGAGGTCATCCGGCGCCGCAGCGAGTTCCGCCGCACCAAGCGCCGCGACCGCCTGCACCTGGTGGAGGGCCTGCTCACCGCGCTCGTCGACATCGACGAGGTCATCCGCCTGATCCGCTCCAGCGAGAACAGCGCGCAGGCCAAGGAGCGCCTGATGGAGCGCTTCTCGCTGTCGGAGATCCAGACGCAGTACATCCTGGACACCCCGCTGCGCCGGCTCACCAAGTACGACCGCATCGAGCTGGAGGCGGAGAAGGACCGGCTCAACGAGGAGATCGCGGAGCTGACCCGGATCCTGGACTCGGACGCCGAGCTGCGCAAGCTGATCTCCGCCGAACTGGCCGCGGTGGCCAAGAAGTTCGGCACCGAGCGGCGTACCGTCCTGCTGGAGGCGGCGGGCGCCCCGGTGGCGGCCGTACCGCTCCAGGTGGCCGACGACCCGTGCCGGGTGCTGCTGTCCTCGACGGGTTTGCTGGCCCGTACGTCGAACGGCGACCCTTTCGCGGAGGACGGTGACGCCAAGCGCACCAAGCACGATGTGATCGTCTCGGCGGTCCCGGCCACCGCGCGGGGCGAGGTGGGCGCGGTGACGTCCGCGGGCCGGCTGCTGCGGATCAACGTCGTCGACCTCCCCACCCTGCCGGACACGGCGTCCCGGCCGAACCTCGCGGGCGGTGCGCCGCTGTCGGAGTTCGTCTCCCTGGAGGGCGACGAGACGGTGGTCTGCCTGATCACGCTGGACGAGTCCTCACCAGGCTTGGCGATCGGCACCGAGCAGGGTGTGGTGAAGCGCGTGGTGCCGGACTACCCGTCCAACAAGGAGGAGTTGGAGGTCATCACCCTCAAGGAGGGTGACCGGATCGTCGGCGCGATCGAGCTGCGCACCGGCGAGGAGGACCTGGTCTTCATCACGGACGACGCGCAGTTGCTGCGCTACCAGGCTTCGCAGGTGCGTCCGCAGGGCCGTCCGGCGGGCGGTATGGCGGGGATCAAGCTCACCGACGGTGCGAAGGTGATCTCCTTCACCGCGGTGGACCCGGCGGCCGAAGCCGTCGTCTTCACCGTCGCGGGCTCGCGCGGCACGCTGGACGACTCGGTGCAGACGACGGCCAAGCTGACCCCCTTCGACCAGTACCCGCGCAAGGGCCGGGCCACCGGTGGTGTCCGCTGCCAGCGGTTCCTGAAGGGCGAGGACTGTCTGTCGCTGGCCTGGGCGGGCGCCGTACCGGCCCGTGCGGCGCAGAAGAACGGCACACCGGCCGAACTGCCCGAGATGGACCCGCGCCGCGACGGCTCGGGCGTGTCGCTGGCGAAGACGGTGTGGGTGGTGGCGGGTCCGGTCTAG
- a CDS encoding M23 family metallopeptidase, giving the protein MAFTRATGKHRRPSRMQRTTARAAGVAALTTTGVVGTLAAAPALAAEVPAEQTGLTPVITIGDSVADQIDAQAAAQQQAAVEAEAKKEAEEAARKRAAEAAEEAREAKERAAREAERKRLNTFVSPISGSYVSTSYKAGGAVWSSGSHTGIDFHASSGTSVHSVGTGTVVEAGWGGAYGNQIVIRMHDGTYTQYGHLSSIGVAVGQSVTPGQQIGLSGATGNVTGAHLHFEARTTAEYGSDIDPLFYLRSHGVSL; this is encoded by the coding sequence ATGGCGTTCACCCGCGCCACCGGGAAGCACCGCCGTCCCAGCCGGATGCAGCGCACGACCGCCCGCGCGGCGGGCGTCGCGGCCCTCACCACCACCGGCGTCGTCGGCACTCTCGCGGCCGCCCCGGCGCTCGCCGCCGAGGTCCCCGCGGAGCAGACCGGTCTCACCCCCGTGATCACCATCGGTGACTCGGTAGCCGACCAGATCGACGCCCAGGCCGCCGCGCAGCAGCAGGCGGCCGTCGAGGCGGAGGCCAAGAAGGAGGCCGAGGAGGCCGCGCGCAAGCGGGCCGCCGAGGCCGCCGAGGAGGCCCGCGAGGCCAAGGAGCGCGCCGCCCGTGAGGCCGAGCGCAAGCGCCTGAACACCTTCGTCTCCCCGATCTCCGGCTCCTACGTCTCGACGAGCTACAAGGCCGGCGGCGCCGTCTGGTCCTCCGGCAGCCACACCGGCATCGACTTCCACGCCTCCAGCGGCACCTCCGTCCACTCGGTCGGCACGGGCACCGTCGTCGAGGCCGGCTGGGGCGGTGCCTACGGCAACCAGATCGTCATCCGGATGCATGACGGCACGTACACCCAGTACGGGCACCTGTCGTCGATCGGTGTCGCGGTCGGCCAGAGCGTCACCCCGGGCCAGCAGATCGGCCTGTCCGGTGCCACCGGCAACGTCACCGGGGCGCACCTGCACTTCGAGGCCCGCACGACCGCGGAGTACGGCTCGGACATCGACCCGCTCTTCTACCTCCGCTCGCACGGTGTGAGCCTCTGA
- a CDS encoding M16 family metallopeptidase — translation MTELAPMEFHPQPQAGEAKVWAFPAPTRGTLDNGLTVLRCHRPGQQIVAVEVLLDAPLEAEPAGLDGVATIMARAFSEGTDKHTAEEFAAELERCGATLDSHADHPGVRLSLEVPVSRLPKALGLLADALRAPAFADSEVERLVRNRLDEIPHELANPSRRAAKELSRQLFPATARMSRPRQGTEETVEAIDSAAVRAFYERHVRPATATAVVVGDLTGTDLDALLADTLGSWTGSSAESRPVPPVTADDTGRIVIVDRPGAVQTQLLIGRVGPDRHDRVWPAQVLGTYCLGGTLTSRLDRVLREEKGYTYGVRSFGQVLRSAPDGSGAAMLAISGSVDTPNTGPALEDLWKVLRTLAEGGLTDAERDVAVQNLVGVAPLKYETAAAVASTLADQVEQHLPDDYQATLYRRLAETGTVEATAAVVSAFPVDRLVTVLVGDAAQIKEAVEALGIGEVTVVTAE, via the coding sequence GTGACCGAGCTCGCCCCGATGGAGTTCCACCCCCAGCCCCAGGCGGGTGAGGCGAAGGTCTGGGCCTTCCCGGCGCCCACGCGCGGGACCCTCGACAACGGCCTGACCGTGCTGCGCTGCCACCGCCCCGGCCAGCAGATCGTCGCCGTCGAGGTGCTCCTGGACGCCCCCCTGGAGGCCGAGCCGGCCGGCCTGGACGGCGTCGCCACGATCATGGCGCGCGCCTTCTCCGAGGGCACCGACAAGCACACGGCCGAGGAGTTCGCCGCCGAGCTGGAGCGCTGCGGCGCCACCCTCGACAGCCACGCCGACCACCCCGGCGTGCGCCTCTCCCTCGAAGTGCCGGTCTCCCGGCTGCCCAAGGCACTCGGACTGCTCGCCGACGCCCTCAGGGCGCCCGCGTTCGCCGACAGCGAGGTCGAGCGGCTGGTCCGCAACCGCCTCGACGAGATCCCGCACGAGCTGGCCAACCCCTCCCGGCGCGCCGCCAAGGAGCTGTCCAGGCAGCTCTTCCCGGCGACCGCCCGCATGTCCCGCCCGCGCCAGGGCACCGAGGAGACCGTCGAGGCCATCGACTCCGCGGCCGTACGCGCCTTCTACGAGCGGCATGTGCGCCCCGCCACGGCCACCGCCGTGGTCGTCGGCGACCTCACCGGCACCGACCTGGACGCGCTCCTCGCCGACACCCTCGGCTCCTGGACCGGCTCCTCGGCCGAGTCGCGGCCGGTGCCCCCGGTCACCGCCGACGACACCGGCCGGATCGTCATCGTGGACCGCCCCGGAGCCGTCCAGACGCAGCTGCTGATCGGCCGCGTCGGACCCGACCGGCACGACCGCGTGTGGCCCGCGCAGGTCCTCGGCACGTACTGCCTCGGCGGCACCCTCACCTCCCGCCTGGACCGCGTCCTGCGCGAGGAGAAGGGCTACACCTACGGCGTGCGCTCCTTCGGGCAGGTCCTGCGTTCCGCCCCCGACGGCAGCGGCGCGGCGATGCTCGCCATCAGCGGTTCCGTCGACACGCCGAACACCGGTCCCGCCCTGGAGGACCTGTGGAAGGTGCTGCGCACCCTCGCCGAGGGCGGGCTCACCGACGCCGAGCGGGACGTCGCCGTGCAGAACCTGGTCGGGGTGGCGCCGCTGAAGTACGAGACGGCGGCCGCCGTGGCGAGCACCCTGGCCGACCAGGTCGAGCAGCACCTGCCCGACGACTACCAGGCCACGCTGTACCGCCGGCTCGCCGAGACGGGCACCGTGGAGGCCACCGCGGCGGTCGTGAGCGCCTTCCCGGTGGACCGTCTGGTGACGGTGCTGGTCGGTGACGCGGCGCAGATCAAGGAGGCCGTGGAGGCCCTTGGGATCGGTGAAGTCACCGTCGTGACGGCCGAGTAG